The sequence GTGCACGGACATGCGTTTGATCAATCTTGAAGACCAGGGCGAGAGTTATGCGATGACCTTGAAAAGCTGGCGAGAGCGCTTTATGGGCTCGCTGGAACAGGTCAGAGCCCAAGGCTACAGTGAATCGTTCATTCGAATGTGGGAATTCTATTTGTGTTACTGCGAAGGAGGGTTCCGCGAAAAGTCGATTTCCAATGTTCAATTACTCTGGGCTAAACCCGGAAACCGCCGTGCACAATGGTTGCCAAACAATGGTAAATGAACGCATTCTCAACATGGTCTGGATGCAAGCCTTGTGGTTTGCTGCGGTAATCGGTGCCGCAGCAGACTATAACTGGCCTGCAGGCCTGGTCTTGTTGGCGTTTATCGTCTGGCAGACACGGCCGGCGCGTCATGCCAAAGGCGATGTGCAATTGGTGCTGGTTGCGGTGGTCATGGGTTTTCTGTTTGACACGTTTTGGGTAAAACTCGATTGGCTGGTTTTTCAGGCCGCAGCAACACCAAGGCTGGCGCCTTTCTGGATAGTGATGCTCTGGGCGGGTCTGGCGTTGACAATCAATCATTCTCTGGCTTGGCTGCAAACAAACAGGAGTCTGGGGGCCTTGATGAGCGGAGTGGCCTGTCCACTTTCCTATTTGGGCGCAGAAAAACTAGGCGCCGTGCAAATTGTCCCGGATTCAAATTTATGGTGGCTGGTGATGGGGGCAACATGGGCAGCCGTCGTGCCGTTTTTGCTGTGGTTAGCCATCAAACTTAAATCAGCGCTTTGATACCAGGAGGTATTGAATGTTTAGTTTAACCGTGGTCGGCGTATTAAGCGTGATCGCTATGCTGATGGCCTGGGTCTGGCAGCAGAACCACCGCAATGCAGGGATTGTCGATGTCATCTGGGCATTCGGTATGATGTTTGCCGGGCCCTGGTATGCTTTTACCGGTTCTGCACCCGTGTTATTGCAATTGAGCCTGGCTTTATTGACGATGGTCTGGTTTATGCGATTAGGGCGTCATCTTGCTCTTCGCGTATTCAGCGAACAGGAAGACGGCCGTTACAAGGCGATGCGTTTGGCCATGAAAGAAAACGCATCCAAAGGGTTTTTAGGCTTTTTTTTAGTGCAGGCCGGATTTATCTGGCTCTTGTCTTTACCTTTCTACGCTGTTGCCCAAAACCAAAATCCATCTACTCAGTTGATTGTGCTGGCGCTGGTTATTGCCGAACTGGCTTTTTGGGGCGAGGCGGCTGCCGACCGGCAATTGGCTGAATTTCGTAAAAACCCTGATAACAAGGGGCGTACCTGTCGCAATGGCTGGTGGCGTTATTCAAGACATCCCAATTATTTTTTCGAATGGCTGCACTGGTTTGCGTATCCCTTAATGGGTTGGGGCAGTGAGTATCAGTATTGGTTATGGTTGGCGCCGGTGGTGATGTTCTGCTTTTTGTATTTCCTCACCGGTATTCCGTTTACAGAGCAGCAAGCTTTACGAAGCCGGGGCGAGGATTACAGGCTCTATCAACAAACCACTCCCATGTTTTTCCCTTGGTGGCCCAAGGCTTAGCTGTTAGCGCCGGGTAGGTTGGGTTAGTTGGCAGGCCTAATCCAGCAATCAAAGCACTCAACTGCCGAAAACCCATCTGTTGGGTTTACGGCTATCGCTTAATCCAATCTACGCTGAGTAGTTGCAACGTTTCTTACAAAAACCAAGAGGTTCACGATGAGCTTGATCGCACTGGCAGAAGCCGGAAAAGTCCCCGATACCCTCATTAGATGGGGTATTAGACGTTTATTAAAACAGCGTTTGCACGAAGAATTCGCCGACGATGTCGAACGCCAAAGTCAGCGTTACCGTGACTTATTGGCAGAACTCAGGCTAAGCCCGATTGCGATAGAAACCGAGGCAGCCAATCAACAGCATTACGAAGTACCGGCCGCTTTTTATCGGTACGCTTTAGGTAAGCATCTAAAATATTCATCCTGCTATTGGGATCATGAGACTGATAACCTGGATGAAGCCGAGGCAAAGATGCTGACCATCAGCTGCGAACGGGCTGAACTGACAGACGGTCAGAATGTGCTTGAATTAGGCTGCGGCTGGGGATCTTTGACGCTATGGATGGCCGCGCATTACCCCGGCAGTCGTATAACCTCCGTATCAAATTCCAACAGCCAGCGTGAATATATCAATGAACAGGCCCGTCAACGCGGTTTGAACAATATCGAAGTCATAACCTGCGATGTTAATCAACTGTCGCTGGATCGAACCTTCGACCGTATCGTTTCGGTAGAAATGTTCGAGCATATGCGTAATTACGACAGCCTTTTAAATAAGGTTGCGTCCTGGTTAAGGCCCGGCGGCAAGCTGTTCGTACACATTTTTTGCCACCGCTATCTGGCCTATCCGTTTGAAACAGAAGGCGATGACAACTGGATGGGACGGTATTTTTTTACCGGCGGAATGATGCCCGCCCGCGATACGCTGCTGCATTTTCAAACACAGTTATCTATCGAATGTCAGTGGGATGTCTCGGGGCGGCATTATCAGCAAACTTCTGAAGCCTGGCTTAATAATGTGGATACCCACAAAGAGGCTATTTTACAGTTGTTTGGTGAAACTTACGGAAAGACGGAAGCCGCGTTATGGGTGCAGCGCTGGCGACTGTTTTTTATGGCTTGTGCCGAGTTGTTTGGATATCGCGGCGGTAATGAGTGGCTGGTGGCTCATTACCGGTTTGCCAAAACAGGATAATCATGCCAAAACAAGGTCTGCACTATAAACTGATCAAAGCGTTTTTGTGGCAAATTTTACTGATCAGTGGCGCGACGCTACTCGGTGTTTTTGCTGCAGCCAAAATCGTTGAAGATGTTTTGGTCAGGGAGGCCTTGCAAGGCGAAGCCACGCATTTCTGGTCGTTATACCAGACCCATGCGGATTTCCCCCGTCCCAATACGGCCAACATGAAAGGTTATTTGGCCAAAGGGGTGGACGACACAGAGGTGCCGCCTGCGCTGCGCCATCTGACGCCAGGCTTTGGCCGGGCGAATGTGGAAGGCCGTCATCCGATTGTTTATGTAGAAAATCAAGGCAAAGATCGGCTATATCTGGCTTTTGAAGAGCAGCAGGTTGCCGCGCTGTCATTTTATTTTGGTACCGTGCCGCTCAGTCTGGTTTTGGTGCTGATTTATCTGTTCGCCTGGCTTGCTTATCAGCAATCCAAAAAAGCCATTTCACCGGTTATCAAACTGGCAGAAGTGGTTGAACGGTTTGATTTTAGAAAACAAGGATTGGCTGAGCTGGATCTGAACGAATTGCGCGACTCAGGCGACAGTGATGTCGCAAAACTGATCGATGCACTGGATCATTTCACCGAACGGCTGGAATTGTTTATCGAGCGTGAGCAAAATTTTACCCGTGATGCCAGTCACGAATTGCGCACCCCGATGGCCGTCATCAAAAGCTCCCTGGCTTTGCTGCAACGACATACCGATTATCAGCCCAGCGAGCGCAATGCCCTGGCGGTGATTGAAAACACGCTAAAAGACATGGAAGAACTCATCGAGACCTTGTTGCTGTTAGCGCGGGAGGAATCTTCGCCGCTGCCGGAAGAAGATGTCTTGATCAACGATTTATTGGCGACATTGGCCGAACAAGTTAACCGCGTTGCCGGTTCGGATCATCTACGCCTGGAAATTGAACAAAACTGTCTGTTGTCCACCGTCGCTTCGGAAAAAGTGCTGCACATTCTGTTCACCAATCTGCTGCGAAATGCGTTCAGCTATACGCGAGAAGGCACGATCAGCATTATCATCGACGAAAACCGCGTCACCGTCTCCGATACCGGAATCGGAATGGAACAAGGCCAGCTGCAACAAGTCTTCGAACCTTTCTACCGGGCCCAAAACGACAACCGGGGACACGGCTTGGGCTTGACGATAGTCAACCGGCTCTGCAACCGCTTTGGCTGGCAATTAAAAATCAGCAGCAAACCCGGCGAAGGCACACGCGTGTCGGTCTATTTTCCCAAAGCCAAA comes from Methylicorpusculum oleiharenae and encodes:
- a CDS encoding DUF2878 domain-containing protein — encoded protein: MVNERILNMVWMQALWFAAVIGAAADYNWPAGLVLLAFIVWQTRPARHAKGDVQLVLVAVVMGFLFDTFWVKLDWLVFQAAATPRLAPFWIVMLWAGLALTINHSLAWLQTNRSLGALMSGVACPLSYLGAEKLGAVQIVPDSNLWWLVMGATWAAVVPFLLWLAIKLKSAL
- a CDS encoding DUF1295 domain-containing protein, producing the protein MFSLTVVGVLSVIAMLMAWVWQQNHRNAGIVDVIWAFGMMFAGPWYAFTGSAPVLLQLSLALLTMVWFMRLGRHLALRVFSEQEDGRYKAMRLAMKENASKGFLGFFLVQAGFIWLLSLPFYAVAQNQNPSTQLIVLALVIAELAFWGEAAADRQLAEFRKNPDNKGRTCRNGWWRYSRHPNYFFEWLHWFAYPLMGWGSEYQYWLWLAPVVMFCFLYFLTGIPFTEQQALRSRGEDYRLYQQTTPMFFPWWPKA
- a CDS encoding SAM-dependent methyltransferase encodes the protein MSLIALAEAGKVPDTLIRWGIRRLLKQRLHEEFADDVERQSQRYRDLLAELRLSPIAIETEAANQQHYEVPAAFYRYALGKHLKYSSCYWDHETDNLDEAEAKMLTISCERAELTDGQNVLELGCGWGSLTLWMAAHYPGSRITSVSNSNSQREYINEQARQRGLNNIEVITCDVNQLSLDRTFDRIVSVEMFEHMRNYDSLLNKVASWLRPGGKLFVHIFCHRYLAYPFETEGDDNWMGRYFFTGGMMPARDTLLHFQTQLSIECQWDVSGRHYQQTSEAWLNNVDTHKEAILQLFGETYGKTEAALWVQRWRLFFMACAELFGYRGGNEWLVAHYRFAKTG